One genomic segment of Impatiens glandulifera chromosome 6, dImpGla2.1, whole genome shotgun sequence includes these proteins:
- the LOC124942816 gene encoding pentatricopeptide repeat-containing protein At1g31430-like encodes MFIPSHFVGKSVGRLTKKECIQYLKNCKSMVGLQQIHSQIIKIGFHQDIDALDKLIVFCADTSLGNLPYAERIFNYAEYPSLFIYNVMIKAYAKNSSYRKSILLFDELRIEGLWPDNFTYPFVLKSVAQISNVSLGKKIHGFAVKTGAEFDCYVCNSLMDMYSELGQLEYVQKLFDGMPNRDVVSWNVLISGYVKCRKFEEAVNVFYRMRSENAIKPDEATVVSTLSACTNLKRLDLGEEIHSIVRDEFELGFTPIISNALLDMYSKCGHLSIARQMFDEMPVKNVICWTAMVSGYVGSGKLDKARSLFERSPSKDVILWTTMINGYVQFNQFDEAIALFHRMQIQRVKPDKFTLVAILTGCAQSGALEQGRWIHGYIEVNRIKLDAIIGTALIDMYAKCGCVVKSLEIFNRMNRHEKDTASWTSIICGLALNGQTDKALVLFSEMKRDGFRPDDITFIGVLTACSHGGLVNEGLIHFESMKRNYQIEPKLEHYGCVIDLLGRSGRLDEAEEMIERAPNEDIEIVIPLYGALLSACRTYGNVKMGERMGKKLAEIETKDSSVHTLLANIYASANRWADVTKVRRRMRDAGVKKEPGCSSIEIDGNIHEFLVRDTSHSEIQDVHSMLHSITKVVTDLGELQFEEDI; translated from the coding sequence ATGTTCATTCCGTCCCATTTTGTTGGAAAATCTGTAGGAAGACTAACTAAGAAAGAATGCATACAATACCTGAAGAACTGCAAGTCCATGGTTGGGCTACAGCAAATACATTCGCAGATCATCAAAATCGGATTCCATCAGGACATAGATGCTCTAGACAAGCTCATCGTGTTCTGTGCAGATACATCTCTAGGAAATCTGCCATACGCTGAAAGAATCTTCAATTATGCTGAATACCCATCTTTGTTCATCTACAATGTGATGATCAaagcatatgctaaaaatagcAGCTATAGAAAATCCATTCTTCTGTTCGATGAACTAAGAATAGAGGGTCTATGGCCAGACAATTTCACGTACCCATTCGTTCTGAAGTCCGTTGCACAAATCTCCAATGTTTCGTTAGGAAAGAAGATTCACGGGTTTGCTGTGAAAACAGGAGCCGAGTTTGACTGTTACGTCTGTAACTCGCTAATGGACATGTATTCTGAACTCGGCCAATTAGAGTATGTCCAAAAGCTGTTCGACGGAATGCCAAACAGAGACGTGGTTTCCTGGAATGTACTGATTTCTGGTTACGTTAAGTGTCGTAAATTCGAGGAAGCTGTGAATGTTTTTTATCGAATGAGATCTGAAAACGCTATTAAACCCGATGAAGCTACTGTAGTGAGTACCCTTTCTGCCTGCACGAATCTGAAAAGATTGGACCTAGGTGAGGAAATCCATAGTATTGTTAGGGATGAATTCGAACTCGGGTTCACCCCTATAATTAGCAATGCTCTATTGGACATGTACTCTAAATGCGGGCATTTGAGTATTGCACGTCAGATGTTCGACGAAATGCCAGTAAAGAATGTCATATGTTGGACGGCTATGGTTTCTGGGTATGTCGGATCCGGGAAACTCGACAAAGCGAGAAGTTTGTTTGAAAGAAGTCCGAGTAAAGATGTTATTCTATGGACAACTATGATCAATGGATATGTGCAGTTTAATCAGTTTGACGAAGCGATTGCCTTATTTCATCGTATGCAAATTCAACGGGTCAAGCCAGATAAGTTCACATTGGTTGCTATCCTAACGGGTTGCGCCCAATCGGGGGCTTTGGAGCAAGGGAGATGGATCCATGGATATATCGAGGTAAACCGAATAAAATTGGATGCCATCATTGGCACCGCTCTAATCGATATGTACGCAAAATGCGGTTGCGTAGTTAAATCCCTAGAGATTTTTAATCGAATGAATCGCCACGAGAAAGATACAGCCTCGTGGACTTCGATCATTTGCGGGTTAGCCTTGAACGGTCAAACCGACAAAGCATTGGTCCTGTTCTCGGAAATGAAACGAGATGGGTTCAGACCCGACGATATCACATTCATCGGAGTTTTAACCGCGTGTAGCCATGGAGGATTGGTAAACGAAGGATTAATCCACTTTGAATCGATGAAGAGAAATTATCAAATCGAACCGAAGTTAGAGCATTACGGGTGTGTGATCGATCTCCTTGGTCGTTCTGGGCGGTTGGATGAAGCCGAGGAAATGATCGAGAGAGCACCCAATGAAGATATTGAAATTGTGATTCCACTTTACGGGGCTTTGCTTAGTGCATGTAGAACGTATGGAAATGTTAAAATGGGGGAGCGAATGGGAAAGAAGTTAGCTGAAATTGAAACAAAGGATTCCAGCGTTCATACACTTTTAGCTAATATTTATGCATCTGCTAATAGATGGGCGGATGTGACTAAGGTGAGGAGGAGAATGAGAGATGCTGGAGTGAAGAAAGAGCCTGGATGTAGTTCGATTGAAATCGATGGTAACATTCATGAGTTTTTGGTACGCGATACTTCTCATTCGGAAATTCAAGATGTTCATTCTATGTTGCATAGTATCACTAAAGTGGTTACGGATTTAGGAGAGCTCCAATTCGAAGAGGATATCTAA